From Streptomyces yatensis, one genomic window encodes:
- a CDS encoding bifunctional FO biosynthesis protein CofGH — MTTSAQGNEPAAPTGSAAPTANAMRRALKRARDGVALDTAEAAVLLQARGDDLKDLMASAAKVRDAGLEAAGRPGVITYSRSVFIPLTRLCRDKCHYCTFATVPGKLRRAGHGMFMSPDEVLAIARRGAEMGCKEALITLGDRPEDRWPEAREWLEAEGYDDTIAYVRAMAIRILEETGLLPHLNPGAMTWTDFQRLKPVAPSMGMMLETTAERLWSEPGGPHYGSPDKEPAVRLRVLEDAGRSSVPFTSGLLIGIGETHEERADSLFALRRVSRSYHGIQEVIIQNFRAKPDTAMRGMPDAELDDLVATVAVARHILGPSACIQAPPNLVDAEYEQLIGAGIDDWGGVSPLTPDHVNPERPWPQVDELAERSAAAGFSLRERLAVYPEYIQRGEPWLDPRLLPHVTALADPGTGLAREDATPTGLPWQEPDEAFSASGRTDLHHTIDTEGRTGDRRDDFDEVYGDWEALREAAAPGMVPSRIDGDVKAALAQAADDPTKLTDPEALALFHADGPALDALCRIADDLRRAAVGDDVTYIVTRNINFTNVCYTGCRFCAFAQRRTDADAYTLSLDQVADRAQQAWDVGAVEVCMQGGIHPDLPGTAYFDIARAVKERVPGMHVHAFSPMEVVNGATRTGMSIREWLTAAREAGLDTIPGTAAEILDDEVRWVLTKGKLPTATWVEVVKTAHELGVRSSSTMMYGHVDQPRHWLAHLRLLAEIQQETGGFTEFVTLPFIHTNAPVYLAGIARPGPTSRDNRAVTAMARILLHPHIPNIQTSWVKLGAEGAAEMLRSGANDLGGTLMEETISRMAGSSYGSYRSIQDLVAIAELTGRPARPRTTTYGPVPEERQAAALASDGHLPELLPVLGD, encoded by the coding sequence ATGACCACGAGCGCGCAGGGAAACGAACCGGCTGCCCCGACTGGCTCCGCCGCCCCCACAGCCAACGCGATGCGCCGTGCGCTCAAGCGCGCCCGCGACGGCGTGGCGCTGGACACCGCCGAGGCGGCGGTGCTGCTCCAGGCGCGCGGTGACGACCTGAAGGATCTGATGGCCTCCGCCGCCAAGGTCCGCGACGCGGGCCTGGAGGCGGCCGGCCGCCCCGGGGTCATCACCTACTCGCGCAGCGTCTTCATCCCGCTCACCCGGCTGTGCCGGGACAAGTGTCACTACTGCACCTTCGCGACCGTGCCCGGCAAGCTGCGCCGCGCGGGCCATGGGATGTTCATGTCGCCCGACGAGGTCCTGGCCATCGCCCGCCGGGGCGCCGAAATGGGCTGCAAGGAAGCGCTGATCACCCTCGGCGACCGCCCCGAGGACCGCTGGCCCGAGGCGCGCGAATGGCTGGAGGCCGAGGGGTACGACGACACCATCGCGTATGTACGCGCCATGGCGATCCGCATCCTGGAGGAGACCGGGCTCCTGCCCCACCTCAACCCCGGCGCGATGACCTGGACCGACTTCCAGCGGCTCAAGCCGGTCGCCCCCTCCATGGGCATGATGCTGGAGACCACCGCCGAGCGGCTGTGGAGCGAGCCCGGCGGCCCCCACTACGGCTCGCCCGACAAGGAGCCGGCGGTGCGGCTGCGCGTTCTGGAGGACGCCGGGCGCAGCTCGGTCCCGTTCACCAGCGGGCTGCTGATCGGGATCGGCGAGACGCACGAGGAGCGGGCGGATTCGCTGTTCGCGCTGCGCCGCGTCTCCCGCTCGTACCACGGCATCCAGGAAGTCATCATCCAGAACTTCCGCGCCAAACCGGACACCGCGATGCGGGGGATGCCGGACGCGGAGCTGGACGACCTGGTGGCCACCGTCGCCGTCGCGCGCCACATCCTGGGCCCGTCCGCCTGCATCCAGGCCCCGCCCAACCTGGTCGACGCGGAGTACGAGCAGCTCATCGGCGCCGGTATCGACGACTGGGGCGGCGTCTCGCCGCTCACCCCGGACCACGTCAACCCCGAGCGCCCCTGGCCCCAGGTGGACGAGCTGGCCGAGCGCTCCGCCGCGGCCGGCTTCAGCCTGCGCGAACGGCTCGCGGTCTACCCCGAGTACATCCAGCGCGGTGAGCCCTGGCTGGACCCCCGGCTGCTGCCGCATGTGACCGCGCTCGCCGACCCCGGGACCGGCCTGGCCCGCGAGGACGCGACCCCCACCGGCCTGCCCTGGCAGGAGCCGGACGAGGCGTTCAGCGCCTCCGGCCGCACCGATCTGCACCACACCATCGACACCGAGGGCCGCACCGGTGACCGCCGTGACGACTTCGACGAGGTCTATGGCGACTGGGAGGCGCTGCGCGAGGCCGCGGCCCCCGGGATGGTCCCCTCCCGCATCGACGGCGACGTCAAGGCCGCGCTGGCCCAGGCCGCCGACGACCCGACCAAGCTGACCGACCCCGAGGCGCTGGCCCTGTTCCACGCCGACGGCCCGGCGCTCGACGCCCTGTGCCGCATCGCCGACGATCTGCGCCGGGCGGCGGTCGGCGACGACGTCACCTACATCGTCACCCGGAACATCAACTTCACCAATGTCTGCTACACCGGCTGCCGCTTCTGCGCCTTCGCCCAGCGCCGTACGGACGCCGACGCCTACACCCTCTCCCTGGACCAGGTCGCCGACCGCGCCCAGCAGGCGTGGGACGTGGGCGCGGTGGAGGTCTGCATGCAGGGCGGCATCCACCCCGATCTGCCCGGCACCGCGTACTTCGACATCGCCCGCGCCGTCAAGGAGCGCGTGCCCGGGATGCATGTCCACGCCTTCTCCCCGATGGAGGTCGTCAACGGGGCGACCCGCACCGGGATGTCCATCCGTGAATGGCTGACGGCGGCGCGCGAGGCGGGCCTGGACACCATCCCCGGCACGGCGGCCGAGATCCTGGACGACGAGGTGCGCTGGGTCCTCACCAAGGGCAAGCTGCCGACGGCCACCTGGGTCGAGGTCGTCAAGACGGCCCATGAGCTGGGGGTGCGCTCCTCGTCCACGATGATGTATGGCCATGTGGACCAGCCCCGCCACTGGCTGGCCCATCTGCGGCTGCTCGCCGAGATCCAGCAGGAGACGGGCGGCTTCACCGAGTTCGTCACCCTCCCCTTCATCCACACCAACGCCCCCGTCTACCTCGCCGGTATCGCCCGCCCCGGCCCCACCAGCCGCGACAACCGCGCCGTCACGGCCATGGCACGGATCCTGCTCCACCCCCATATCCCCAACATCCAGACCAGCTGGGTGAAGCTGGGCGCGGAGGGCGCCGCCGAGATGCTCCGCTCCGGCGCCAACGACCTGGGCGGCACCCTCATGGAGGAGACCATCTCCCGTATGGCGGGCTCCTCCTACGGCTCCTACCGCTCCATCCAGGACCTGGTGGCCATCGCCGAGCTGACCGGCCGCCCGGCCCGCCCCCGCACCACCACCTACGGCCCCGTCCCCGAGGAGCGCCAGGCCGCGGCCCTCGCCTCGGACGGCCATCTGCCCGAGCTGCTCCCGGTGCTGGGGGACTGA
- a CDS encoding CehA/McbA family metallohydrolase — protein sequence MQRRDVLRLSALAGAAGVLTLDPMTFTQADAAGPADGHEQTKTLSGHLPTGAPDFVYVPVEVPRGVREIAVSYTYDKPAVPAGTQGNACDIGIFDERGTELGGRGFRGWSGGARTEFAISAEEATPGYLAGPVKAGTWHVVLGPYTVAPQGLDYSVTVTLRYGAPGTARKPVYPPQRAKGRGRAWYRGDSHLHTVHSDGKRTPAELVAAARAAGLDFITTTEHNTTSAHAAFEGLWGDDLLILTGEEITTRNGHVVALGTDPGTFIDWRYRARDNRFGQFARKVRQAGGLVIPAHPHGTCVGCNWKFGFNEADAVEVWNADFTPDDEVTISEWDNTLVAASRGEGRWLPAVGHSDAHREPQVVGLPQTVVLADDLSRTAIQDGIRAGRSWIAESSKIDLTFEAVGGRGKHAGIGERLKVGGAEVVTVRLKVSGVGPGCSVRFITDQGQLYGTAVPDSGTLTAEWRTTASYAAYVRAEVRHAPADGGASGIPGPMAAMTNPIWLGEH from the coding sequence ATGCAGCGACGCGATGTACTCAGGCTCTCCGCGCTTGCGGGCGCGGCGGGTGTGCTGACACTCGATCCCATGACCTTCACCCAGGCCGACGCGGCGGGCCCGGCCGACGGCCATGAGCAGACGAAGACCCTCAGCGGCCATCTGCCCACCGGCGCGCCGGACTTCGTCTATGTGCCCGTCGAGGTGCCGCGCGGGGTCCGCGAGATCGCCGTGTCGTACACCTACGACAAGCCGGCCGTCCCGGCCGGCACGCAGGGAAACGCCTGCGACATCGGCATCTTCGACGAGCGCGGCACCGAGCTGGGCGGGCGCGGCTTCCGCGGCTGGTCCGGCGGGGCCCGTACGGAGTTCGCCATCAGCGCCGAGGAGGCGACGCCCGGCTATCTGGCGGGGCCGGTGAAGGCGGGCACCTGGCATGTCGTGCTGGGGCCGTACACGGTCGCTCCCCAGGGCCTGGACTACTCGGTCACCGTCACGCTGCGGTACGGCGCGCCCGGCACCGCCCGCAAGCCGGTGTATCCGCCGCAGCGGGCGAAGGGCCGGGGCCGCGCCTGGTACCGGGGCGACTCGCATCTGCACACCGTGCACTCCGACGGCAAACGCACCCCGGCCGAGCTGGTCGCCGCCGCCCGCGCCGCGGGGCTGGACTTCATCACCACCACCGAGCACAACACCACCTCGGCGCATGCCGCCTTCGAGGGGCTGTGGGGCGATGACCTGCTGATCCTCACCGGTGAGGAGATCACCACGCGCAACGGCCATGTGGTCGCCCTCGGCACCGACCCCGGCACCTTCATCGACTGGCGCTACCGCGCCCGGGACAACCGCTTCGGCCAGTTCGCCCGCAAGGTCCGGCAGGCCGGCGGCCTGGTGATCCCGGCCCATCCGCACGGCACCTGTGTCGGCTGCAACTGGAAGTTCGGCTTCAACGAGGCCGACGCGGTCGAGGTGTGGAACGCGGACTTCACCCCGGACGACGAGGTCACGATCTCCGAGTGGGACAACACCCTGGTCGCCGCCTCCCGGGGCGAGGGCCGCTGGCTGCCCGCCGTCGGCCACAGCGACGCCCACCGCGAGCCCCAGGTCGTGGGCCTGCCGCAGACGGTGGTGCTCGCCGACGACCTCTCCCGCACCGCCATCCAGGACGGCATCCGGGCCGGCCGGAGCTGGATCGCCGAGTCCTCGAAGATCGACCTCACCTTCGAGGCGGTCGGCGGGCGCGGTAAGCACGCCGGTATCGGCGAGCGCCTGAAGGTCGGCGGCGCGGAGGTGGTGACGGTCCGGCTGAAGGTTTCCGGCGTGGGCCCGGGCTGCTCGGTGCGGTTCATCACCGACCAGGGCCAGCTGTACGGGACGGCGGTCCCAGACTCCGGGACGCTCACGGCCGAATGGCGTACGACGGCGTCCTACGCGGCGTATGTCCGCGCCGAGGTGCGCCACGCCCCCGCGGACGGCGGGGCGTCGGGGATTCCGGGCCCGATGGCGGCGATGACGAACCCGATCTGGCTCGGCGAGCACTGA
- a CDS encoding SDR family oxidoreductase yields MQVFITGATGWIGSAVVDHMLDAGHEVTGLARSDASAAALEAKGARVLRGDLDDLDGIRSGADAADAVVHLANKHDFANPAVSNRAERGAVQTIGEALAGSHRPFIVAAGLASLVSGRVATEQDRSPFHGIDSLRGGGENLALEFVERGVNTVVVRFAPTVHGDGDWGFVTWLVATARAKGVSAHIEDGNNRWAAIHRGDAGRIVQLALDKRAPAGTILHATAETGIPARDIAGAIGRGLGLPVVSIPADEAGEHFGWLSTFYGADMAAGSDATRALLGWAPGGPTLAEDLDSGCYYR; encoded by the coding sequence ATGCAGGTATTCATCACCGGAGCGACCGGGTGGATCGGCTCCGCCGTGGTCGACCACATGCTCGACGCCGGGCATGAGGTCACCGGCCTCGCCCGCTCGGACGCCTCCGCCGCAGCGCTCGAGGCCAAGGGCGCCCGGGTGCTCCGTGGCGACCTCGACGATCTCGACGGCATCCGCTCCGGCGCCGACGCCGCCGATGCCGTCGTCCACCTCGCCAACAAGCACGACTTCGCCAACCCGGCGGTGAGCAACCGGGCCGAGCGGGGCGCCGTCCAGACCATCGGCGAGGCCCTCGCGGGCTCTCACCGGCCGTTCATCGTCGCCGCCGGCCTGGCCTCCCTCGTCTCCGGCCGCGTGGCCACGGAGCAGGACCGGTCCCCGTTCCACGGCATCGATTCCTTGCGCGGCGGCGGCGAGAACCTCGCGCTGGAGTTCGTGGAGCGGGGCGTCAACACGGTCGTCGTGCGCTTCGCCCCCACCGTGCACGGGGATGGTGACTGGGGATTCGTGACCTGGCTGGTGGCGACGGCACGCGCCAAGGGCGTCTCCGCCCATATCGAGGACGGGAACAACCGCTGGGCGGCGATCCACCGCGGTGACGCCGGACGCATCGTGCAACTCGCCCTCGACAAGCGGGCCCCGGCCGGCACCATCCTCCACGCCACGGCCGAGACCGGCATCCCGGCCCGCGACATCGCCGGGGCCATCGGGCGCGGGCTCGGCCTGCCCGTCGTCTCCATCCCGGCCGACGAGGCCGGTGAGCACTTCGGCTGGCTGAGCACGTTCTACGGAGCGGACATGGCCGCCGGCAGTGACGCCACCCGCGCGCTGCTCGGCTGGGCACCCGGCGGCCCCACCCTCGCCGAGGACCTCGACAGCGGCTGCTACTACCGCTGA
- a CDS encoding O-methyltransferase translates to MTVTHTLADPRVETALSRMFALAEQDETAQGQLPPDAQESMAPQELADAAAGIYMPISAEGGKLLYNLVRAIRPATVVEFGMSFGISTLHLAAAVRDNGTGRVITTEMSKEKIAAARRTFAETGLDDVITVLEGDARETLADLEGPLELVLLDGWKDLCLPVLRMLEPRLRPGALVVADDVDQGEGLLRSYLDYVRDPANGYQNVTFPIEDGMEISCRL, encoded by the coding sequence ATGACAGTCACTCACACGCTTGCCGACCCCCGGGTCGAGACCGCCCTCAGCCGGATGTTCGCGCTGGCCGAGCAGGACGAGACCGCCCAGGGGCAACTGCCGCCGGACGCACAGGAATCGATGGCCCCGCAGGAGCTCGCCGACGCCGCGGCCGGGATCTACATGCCGATCTCCGCCGAGGGCGGGAAGCTGCTCTACAACCTGGTCCGCGCCATCCGCCCGGCCACGGTGGTCGAGTTCGGCATGTCCTTCGGGATCTCCACGCTCCATCTGGCCGCCGCCGTGCGGGACAACGGCACCGGGCGCGTCATCACCACGGAGATGAGCAAGGAGAAGATCGCCGCGGCCCGCCGCACCTTCGCCGAGACCGGGCTGGACGACGTGATCACCGTGCTGGAAGGGGACGCCCGGGAGACGCTCGCCGACCTCGAGGGCCCCCTGGAACTGGTCCTGCTCGACGGCTGGAAGGACCTGTGCCTGCCCGTGCTGCGGATGCTCGAACCGCGTCTGCGGCCCGGCGCACTCGTCGTGGCCGACGACGTCGACCAGGGCGAGGGCCTCCTGCGGTCGTATCTCGACTACGTACGCGATCCGGCGAACGGCTACCAGAACGTCACCTTCCCGATCGAGGACGGCATGGAGATCAGCTGCCGCCTCTGA
- a CDS encoding TetR/AcrR family transcriptional regulator: protein MARATQTAGTSGTDRPAPRHHGNRHGRSEQARLAVLNAADDLLAEKGFAGVTMEGIAGRAGVAKQTIYRWWSTKTDVLMDAFLRDVAEDLPVRDRGDLALDLRSYLSDLAGFLSASDAGAVFKALVAQAQHDPAFARDFRSRYLDDQRRRDRLPLERAMERGELPPGLDLTAETDQLTGPLYYRVLVTDEPVGQDFTDRLVDAFLHRHGVTPTAND, encoded by the coding sequence ATGGCACGCGCGACACAGACCGCCGGGACGAGCGGCACCGACCGACCGGCACCGCGCCACCACGGCAACCGGCACGGACGCAGCGAGCAGGCCCGGCTGGCGGTGCTGAACGCGGCGGACGATCTGCTGGCCGAGAAGGGGTTCGCGGGCGTCACCATGGAGGGCATCGCCGGCCGGGCCGGGGTCGCCAAGCAGACGATCTACCGCTGGTGGAGCACCAAGACCGACGTCCTGATGGACGCCTTCCTCCGGGATGTGGCCGAGGACCTGCCCGTGCGCGACCGTGGTGATCTGGCCCTTGACCTGCGCAGCTATCTGTCCGATCTGGCCGGGTTCCTCAGCGCGTCCGACGCCGGCGCGGTCTTCAAGGCCCTGGTGGCCCAGGCGCAGCACGATCCGGCGTTCGCCCGGGACTTCCGGTCCCGGTACCTCGACGACCAGCGCCGCCGCGACCGCCTCCCGCTGGAACGGGCCATGGAGCGCGGGGAGTTGCCACCCGGCCTGGACCTGACCGCCGAAACCGACCAGCTCACCGGCCCCCTCTACTACCGCGTACTGGTGACCGACGAACCCGTGGGCCAGGACTTCACCGACCGTCTCGTGGACGCCTTCCTCCATCGCCACGGCGTGACACCAACGGCGAACGACTGA
- a CDS encoding SDR family oxidoreductase, which produces MARAALITGASRGIGLAVAKALMADGAAVCLTARDPAELAEAVRRLGPRAVACPGDVADPAHPEAAVARTLEEFGRLDILVNNAATNAPLGPLMTVDPLAWRRAFTVNVEAPLRLTQAAWRSWMRDHGGAVVNICTEGTHCVGPGVGAYGTAKTALLRLTRQLAAELAPSVRVNAVSPGLIRTEMARFVWEPGERELAAALPLARIGEPEDVARAVRWLVSDEASWITGADLVVDGGRRVRAARPLG; this is translated from the coding sequence GTGGCACGCGCGGCCCTGATCACGGGCGCCTCACGCGGGATCGGCCTGGCGGTGGCGAAGGCGCTGATGGCGGACGGTGCGGCGGTGTGCCTCACGGCGCGGGACCCTGCGGAACTGGCCGAGGCCGTACGCCGCCTCGGCCCGCGCGCCGTCGCCTGCCCCGGGGACGTGGCGGACCCGGCCCACCCGGAGGCGGCGGTGGCCCGCACCCTCGAGGAGTTCGGCCGCCTCGACATCCTGGTCAACAACGCCGCGACCAACGCCCCGCTGGGCCCGCTGATGACGGTGGACCCGCTCGCCTGGCGCAGGGCCTTCACGGTCAATGTGGAGGCCCCGCTGCGGCTGACCCAGGCGGCCTGGCGGTCCTGGATGCGCGACCACGGCGGCGCGGTCGTCAACATCTGCACCGAGGGCACCCACTGCGTCGGCCCGGGCGTCGGCGCCTACGGCACCGCCAAGACCGCCCTCCTCCGCCTCACCCGCCAGCTCGCCGCCGAACTGGCCCCGTCGGTCCGCGTCAACGCCGTATCCCCGGGCCTGATCCGCACCGAGATGGCCCGCTTCGTGTGGGAGCCCGGCGAGCGGGAGCTCGCCGCGGCGCTCCCGCTGGCCCGGATCGGCGAACCGGAGGACGTGGCGCGCGCGGTCCGCTGGCTGGTCTCGGACGAGGCCTCCTGGATCACCGGCGCGGACCTGGTGGTCGACGGCGGCCGCCGGGTCCGCGCGGCACGGCCGCTGGGCTGA
- a CDS encoding N-acyl-D-amino-acid deacylase family protein: MLDHLIKGATVADGTGAPSYVADVGIRDGRIVAIGEPGTVTEPARSAEDATGLVLAPGFVDPHTHYDAQLFWDPYATPSMNHGVTTVAGGNCGFTLAPLNPDRPGDADYTRRMMSRVEGMSLVALEQGAPWNWHGFGEYLDALEGRIAVNAGFMVGHCALRRHVMGEDAIGGQPTPAQLEEMLGLFHEAMDAGAWGLSTTQSSTHSDGDGQPVASRHAGPEELLALSRAVGEHEGTQIEAIVAGCLDQFADEEIDLLVEMSAAAGRPLNWNVLTIDAAVPERVPRQLQASERARKAGGRIVALTMPILTPMNMSLGTFCALNLIPGWGDILGLPIPERIAKLRDPDVRAEMLRRAGSPEAGVFRRLTHFGRYVIGDTYSAANAGLTGRVVRDIAAERGQEDFAALVEICAADEMRTVLWPMPTDNDPASWELRRRTWEHEDVMLGGSDAGAHLDRMCGAPYTTRFIGDCLRGRKLVGLERAVRMLTDDPARLLGLRERGRIAEGYHADLVLFDPERIDAGQARLVHDLPGDSPRLDSRAMGIVSVRVGGTETIRDDEITGAVPGRVLRSGRDTETVSTRG, translated from the coding sequence GTGCTCGACCACCTGATCAAGGGCGCCACCGTGGCGGACGGCACCGGCGCGCCCTCCTACGTCGCCGACGTCGGCATCCGGGACGGCCGGATCGTGGCCATCGGCGAGCCCGGGACCGTCACCGAACCGGCGCGGTCCGCCGAGGACGCCACCGGTCTCGTCCTCGCGCCCGGGTTCGTCGACCCGCACACCCACTACGACGCCCAGCTGTTCTGGGATCCGTACGCCACCCCCTCCATGAACCACGGCGTGACCACCGTCGCGGGCGGCAACTGCGGTTTCACCCTCGCCCCGCTCAACCCCGACCGGCCCGGCGACGCCGACTACACCCGGCGGATGATGAGCCGGGTCGAGGGCATGTCGCTGGTGGCGCTGGAGCAGGGCGCGCCCTGGAACTGGCACGGCTTCGGCGAGTACCTGGACGCGCTGGAGGGCCGGATCGCCGTCAACGCGGGCTTCATGGTGGGGCACTGCGCGCTGCGCCGCCATGTGATGGGCGAGGACGCGATCGGCGGACAGCCCACGCCCGCGCAACTGGAGGAGATGCTGGGGCTCTTCCACGAGGCGATGGACGCGGGGGCGTGGGGGCTGTCCACCACCCAGTCCTCGACCCACTCGGACGGGGACGGACAGCCGGTCGCCTCCCGTCACGCGGGGCCCGAGGAACTCCTGGCGCTCTCCCGGGCCGTCGGCGAACACGAGGGCACACAGATCGAGGCGATCGTGGCGGGCTGTCTCGACCAGTTCGCCGACGAGGAGATCGATTTGCTGGTGGAGATGAGCGCGGCCGCCGGCCGCCCGCTCAACTGGAACGTGCTGACCATCGACGCGGCCGTCCCCGAGCGGGTGCCGCGCCAGCTCCAGGCCAGTGAACGGGCCCGCAAGGCGGGCGGCAGGATCGTCGCGCTCACCATGCCGATCCTCACCCCCATGAACATGTCGCTCGGCACCTTCTGCGCGCTGAACCTCATCCCGGGCTGGGGTGACATCCTGGGCCTGCCGATCCCGGAGCGGATCGCCAAGCTCCGCGACCCGGACGTACGGGCGGAGATGCTGCGCCGCGCGGGCAGCCCCGAGGCCGGGGTCTTCCGCCGCCTCACCCACTTCGGGCGGTACGTCATCGGCGACACCTACAGCGCGGCCAACGCCGGGCTGACCGGCCGCGTCGTCCGCGACATCGCCGCCGAGCGCGGCCAGGAGGACTTCGCCGCCCTGGTGGAGATCTGCGCCGCCGACGAGATGCGCACGGTGCTGTGGCCCATGCCGACCGACAACGACCCGGCCAGCTGGGAGCTGCGCCGGCGGACCTGGGAGCACGAGGACGTCATGCTCGGCGGCTCGGACGCGGGGGCCCATCTGGACCGGATGTGCGGCGCCCCGTACACCACCCGGTTCATCGGCGACTGTCTGCGCGGCCGGAAGCTGGTCGGCCTGGAGCGGGCGGTGCGGATGCTGACGGACGATCCGGCACGGCTGCTCGGGCTGCGCGAGCGCGGCCGGATCGCCGAGGGCTACCACGCCGACCTGGTCCTCTTCGACCCCGAGCGGATCGACGCGGGCCAGGCGCGGCTGGTGCATGACCTGCCGGGCGACAGCCCCCGGCTGGACTCGCGGGCGATGGGGATCGTGAGCGTCCGGGTGGGCGGCACCGAGACCATCCGGGACGACGAGATCACCGGCGCGGTGCCGGGACGGGTGCTGCGGTCCGGCCGGGACACGGAGACGGTGAGCACGAGGGGCTGA
- a CDS encoding LLM class flavin-dependent oxidoreductase → MEFGLFVQGYVPESRRRTDPEAEHHALVEETEYVIQADRSGFKYAWASEHHFLEEYSHLSANDVYLGYLAHATERIHLGSGIFNPLPQVNHPVKVAEKVAMLDHLSGGRFEFGSGRGAGSHEILGFLPGITDMNATKEIWEETIAEFPKMWLQDEYQGFTGKHWSLPPRKVLPKPYGGSHPAMWYAAGSPPSYAMAGKKGLGVLGFSIQKVSDMEWVLDSYKNAIKEADPVGGFVNDNVMVTSTAICAETHAKAVEIAVGGGLNYLQSLLFRYHDTFPRPDGIPEWPELLPEYTEEIIELLIAEELMICGDPDEVFRQCKRWEQAGADQLSFGLPIGIGYEDTMNTVKLIGEHVIPKIDTDPVHRTTRFRHAETR, encoded by the coding sequence ATGGAATTCGGACTCTTTGTGCAGGGATATGTCCCCGAAAGCCGACGCCGAACCGACCCCGAGGCCGAGCACCACGCGCTCGTCGAGGAGACCGAGTACGTCATCCAGGCCGACCGGTCCGGCTTCAAGTACGCATGGGCCTCCGAGCACCACTTCCTGGAGGAGTACTCCCACCTCTCCGCGAACGACGTCTACCTCGGCTATCTCGCCCACGCCACCGAGCGCATCCATCTGGGCTCCGGCATCTTCAACCCGCTGCCGCAGGTCAACCACCCGGTCAAGGTGGCCGAGAAGGTCGCGATGCTCGACCACCTCTCCGGCGGCCGGTTCGAGTTCGGGTCGGGCCGGGGCGCGGGCAGCCACGAGATCCTCGGCTTCCTCCCGGGGATCACCGACATGAACGCCACCAAGGAGATCTGGGAAGAGACGATCGCCGAGTTCCCCAAGATGTGGCTGCAGGACGAGTACCAGGGCTTCACGGGCAAGCACTGGTCGCTGCCGCCGCGCAAGGTGCTGCCCAAGCCGTACGGGGGCTCCCACCCGGCGATGTGGTACGCGGCCGGATCGCCGCCCTCGTACGCGATGGCCGGCAAGAAGGGCCTCGGCGTGCTCGGCTTCTCCATCCAGAAGGTCTCCGACATGGAGTGGGTCCTCGACTCCTACAAGAACGCGATCAAGGAGGCCGACCCGGTCGGCGGCTTCGTCAACGACAACGTGATGGTCACCTCCACCGCGATCTGCGCCGAGACCCATGCCAAGGCCGTGGAGATCGCGGTCGGCGGCGGGCTCAACTATCTGCAGTCGCTGCTCTTCCGCTACCACGACACCTTCCCCCGCCCCGACGGCATCCCGGAGTGGCCCGAGCTGCTGCCGGAGTACACCGAGGAGATCATCGAACTCCTCATCGCCGAGGAGCTGATGATCTGCGGCGACCCGGACGAGGTCTTCCGCCAGTGCAAGCGGTGGGAGCAGGCCGGGGCCGACCAGCTGTCGTTCGGGCTGCCGATCGGGATCGGCTACGAGGACACGATGAACACGGTCAAGCTCATCGGCGAGCACGTCATCCCGAAGATCGACACCGATCCGGTGCACCGCACCACCCGCTTCCGCCACGCGGAGACCCGGTAG
- a CDS encoding SDR family NAD(P)-dependent oxidoreductase: protein MGKLDGRVVVITGAARGQGEQEARLFVAEGARVVLCDVLDEPGEALAEELGESARFVHLDVGREDDWNAAVEAAKDAFGSVDGLVNNAGILRFNELVSTPLTEYLEVVQVNQVGAFLGMRTLAPELAAAGGGTIVNTASYVALSGMPFLTSYAATKAAVVGMTRVAAMELADKGIRVNAICPGAIDTPMTNPAQLDPAADAAEASAAVDELYRKLVPLGRIGRPEEVARLALFLSSEDSSYVTGQPFVVDGGWLTGVSVF from the coding sequence ATGGGCAAGCTGGACGGGCGGGTCGTCGTCATCACCGGGGCGGCGCGCGGACAAGGCGAGCAGGAGGCGCGGCTGTTCGTGGCGGAGGGCGCGCGGGTGGTCCTGTGCGACGTGCTGGACGAGCCGGGCGAGGCGCTGGCCGAGGAGCTGGGTGAGAGCGCCCGCTTCGTCCATCTGGACGTGGGCCGGGAGGACGACTGGAACGCCGCCGTCGAGGCCGCCAAGGACGCCTTCGGCTCGGTGGACGGCCTGGTCAACAACGCCGGGATCCTCCGCTTCAACGAGCTGGTCAGCACCCCGCTCACCGAGTACCTGGAGGTGGTCCAGGTCAATCAGGTCGGGGCGTTCCTGGGGATGCGGACCCTCGCGCCGGAGCTGGCGGCGGCGGGCGGCGGGACGATCGTGAACACCGCCTCGTACGTCGCCCTGTCCGGTATGCCCTTCCTCACCTCGTACGCCGCGACGAAGGCGGCGGTGGTGGGGATGACCCGGGTGGCCGCGATGGAGCTCGCGGACAAGGGCATCCGGGTCAACGCGATCTGCCCGGGCGCGATCGACACCCCCATGACCAACCCGGCCCAGCTCGACCCGGCCGCCGACGCCGCGGAGGCATCCGCGGCGGTCGACGAGCTCTACCGCAAGCTGGTGCCGCTGGGCCGGATCGGCCGCCCGGAGGAGGTGGCGCGGCTCGCGCTCTTCCTGTCGTCCGAGGACTCGTCGTATGTGACGGGCCAGCCGTTCGTCGTCGACGGCGGCTGGCTGACCGGCGTCTCGGTCTTCTAG